The SAR324 cluster bacterium genome has a window encoding:
- a CDS encoding ABC transporter permease, with product MNQPVSQKLFFWTLVVISIITLSAPTLVVLGASLTSGNIIVFPPDGLSLKWYEALVEKQELQDAFIRSIWVAIICVFISLPTGTLAGIALTKYRLRKGALIQTYLLLPFTIPLIGSGIGLMLVFGEVGVLGSLWPVGVATAVINLPFMIWAVSSSATGLDPDLELAAQNCGAGPVQTFFYVTLPSVMPGIITGSLLMFILSLNEFLVSLLLVDARIVTLPVQVYNSIRSIITPDLAAVSVVFIAVAMLAIAVLDKLVGLEIFLKSK from the coding sequence ATGAACCAGCCAGTTTCCCAGAAACTATTTTTCTGGACACTAGTAGTCATCTCGATCATCACCCTCTCTGCACCAACGCTGGTTGTGCTAGGAGCCTCTCTGACTTCTGGAAATATCATCGTTTTTCCCCCGGATGGGTTGTCCTTGAAGTGGTACGAAGCTCTCGTAGAGAAGCAAGAGTTGCAGGATGCCTTCATCCGCTCAATCTGGGTAGCCATAATTTGTGTGTTCATCTCTTTGCCTACAGGGACCTTGGCAGGGATTGCTCTGACAAAGTATCGGTTACGTAAGGGTGCTTTGATTCAAACCTATCTCTTGCTACCTTTTACAATCCCATTGATTGGTTCGGGAATTGGATTGATGCTAGTTTTTGGTGAAGTTGGTGTTCTTGGCAGCCTTTGGCCAGTTGGTGTAGCCACCGCTGTGATCAACCTCCCTTTCATGATTTGGGCGGTTTCCTCAAGTGCTACGGGCCTAGATCCTGATCTGGAACTTGCTGCTCAAAATTGTGGTGCTGGTCCGGTTCAAACTTTTTTTTATGTGACCTTGCCGTCGGTGATGCCGGGAATCATCACAGGCTCTTTGCTAATGTTCATTTTATCCTTGAACGAATTTCTTGTCAGTCTGTTGCTAGTGGATGCTCGGATTGTCACACTCCCTGTACAAGTCTACAATTCTATCCGTTCAATCATCACCCCAGACCTAGCGGCTGTCTCGGTTGTTTTTATTGCGGTGGCAATGTTGGCTATTGCTGTACTGGACAAACTGGTTGGATTGGAAATCTTTCTGAAATCGAAGTGA